A single window of Kwoniella dejecticola CBS 10117 chromosome 8, complete sequence DNA harbors:
- a CDS encoding 6,7-dimethyl-8-ribityllumazine synthase: protein MSDPTIKGLPPPPTKYDGSNFRIAIVHARWNDAIIKALLEGTINKLKEQGVKQENIVVKSVPGSYELPFATKQLIEAGKTQSANAAPSMIASTTNLLSLIDNTTSQPSGDSQKSENTNTNTGGALTKPFDAIISIGCLIKGSTMHFEYICDAVTHGLMRVQLDTGTPVVFGVLTALNDDQALERAGIGRTEKGKGHNHGEDWGLAAVELATQNQDWVKGVL from the exons ATGTCAGATCCAACTATCAAAGGTCTACCGCCCCCTCCTACCAAATATGACGGGTCAAACTTCCGAATCGCCATCGTCCATGCCAGGTGGAACGATGCTATTATTAAAGCTCTACTGGAGGGAAccatcaacaagctcaaagagCAAGGTGTCAAGCAGGAGAATATCGTAGTGAAGAGTGTACCTGGTAGTTACGAATTACCATTTGCCACCAAGCA ACTCATCGAAGCAGGTAAAACCCAATCAGCCAACGCCGCTCCATCAATGATCGCATCAACTACCAATCTCCTCTCTCTTATCGACAACACCACTTCTCAACCGTCTGGCGACTCGCAGAAATCCGaaaataccaataccaataccgGTGGGGCTTTGACCAAACCGTTCGACGCTATAATCTCCATTGGATGCTTGATCAAGGGATCGACGATGCACTTCGAATACATCTGCGATGCAGTCACACATGGTCTGATGAGGGTTCAGCTGGATACCGGCACTCCGGTTGTATTTGGTGTATTGACTGcgttgaatgatgatcaAGCGTTGGAGAGGGCTGGTATTGGAAGAACAGAGAAGGGTAAAGGACATA ACCACGGTGAAGATTGGGGATTGGCTGCTGTTGAACTTGCTACGCAGAATCAAGATTGGGTCAAAGGTGTCCTCTAA